From Balneolaceae bacterium, a single genomic window includes:
- a CDS encoding alpha/beta hydrolase, translated as MPSSDFLITPQKAGLQAEDIWVETDDGEQLHGWFFPDNSTEYIVVLSHGNAGNISNRIDIAKFLQEMGLAVLIYDYRGYGQSSGKPSEEGLYSDIEAVVNYLQTEKGYSEKQMIMYGRSMGGAVAAYAAAKFNAGGLVMDSAFKNLKAMVSDLYPFVPAFLAAYEFPAEHYLRQLSGIPVMIMHSPNDSIVDISHGKSLFGTAKEPKTFVELRGGHNDNFHASVDIHRKNWREFLQLVDKQIKPKIQKNK; from the coding sequence TTGCCCTCGTCAGATTTTTTAATCACTCCGCAAAAAGCAGGACTTCAGGCTGAAGATATTTGGGTTGAGACGGATGACGGCGAACAACTTCACGGCTGGTTTTTCCCAGACAATTCTACAGAATATATAGTGGTTCTTTCTCATGGGAATGCAGGGAACATCAGTAACCGGATTGATATCGCTAAGTTTCTGCAAGAAATGGGACTCGCCGTTTTGATTTACGATTATCGTGGATATGGACAAAGTTCGGGAAAACCCAGTGAGGAGGGATTATATAGTGATATTGAGGCGGTTGTAAATTACCTGCAAACAGAAAAGGGATACTCAGAGAAGCAGATGATTATGTATGGACGATCGATGGGCGGAGCGGTGGCAGCTTACGCAGCTGCTAAATTTAACGCAGGAGGCTTGGTGATGGATTCTGCTTTTAAAAACTTGAAAGCAATGGTGAGCGACCTCTACCCATTTGTACCGGCTTTTTTGGCTGCATACGAATTTCCTGCGGAGCATTACCTCCGACAACTTTCGGGCATTCCGGTGATGATTATGCACAGCCCAAATGATAGCATTGTGGATATTTCTCACGGAAAATCTTTGTTTGGGACTGCAAAGGAGCCGAAAACATTTGTTGAGTTAAGAGGCGGCCATAATGATAATTTTCATGCATCAGTGGATATACACAGAAAAAATTGGCGAGAGTTTTTGCAGCTTGTTGATAAGCAGATAAAACCGAAAATACAGAAAAATAAATGA
- a CDS encoding efflux RND transporter permease subunit, which translates to MSLSSLSIRRPVLASVMSIVIILFGVISFFYLGVREYPSVDPPIVTVSSSYVGANAEVIESQITEPLEESVNGIAGIRTLTSVSREGRSTITVEFDLEVDLETAANDVRDRVSRAQGQLPADADPPTVTKADADRTPIVFLNVDSDRRDLLDLSAIADNIFKEQLQTIPGVSSIQIWGDKEYSMRLWMDPLKLSAYGVTPLDVQAALERENVELPSGRIEGQSTELSVRTMGRLETAEEFNNLIIREEEGRKVRFRDIGTAELGALNERTVLKRNGVPMVGVVAMPQPGSNQLDIAEEFFNRVERIERDLPEDISLAVGFDTSEYIQQSVDEVEQTIFLALLLVIAVIFLFLRDWRTTLIPIIVIPIALIGAFFVMYVAGFSINVLTMLAIVLAIGIVVDDAIVVLENIYAKMEQGLPTVEAGIIGSKEIFFAVIATSLALVSVFLPILFLGGTTGRLFREFGVVIAGAVIISSFVALTLTPMLATKILSQGANKNRFYKMTEPFFIRINNIYKNSLASFMKVRWMAFVILAAAFGIIALFYVNIPKELAPLEDRGQLRIFATAPEGASFEYMDNYVDRMIKVVEENVPELAAINTVTSPGFGASSSTNSAFGFLTLVDKSERDRSQQEIADQLSSLMTDLSGAQTFVSQPQSIGNRRGGLPVQYVLQAQNLSSLEEVIPDFLQAANNHPAFNFAEVDLKFNQPEIQLSIDRDRARVLGVSVRDIARTLQLSLSGSRFGYFIIDGKQYEVIGQMERQYRNEPIDLRTISVRSSTGEQIQLDNLVTLTETSAPPQLYRFNRFNSATVSAALSPGYTIGDGIDAMNEISAEVLPSTFITDLSGPSRDFAESAASLNFIFGLALVLIYLVLAAQFESFRDPFIILFTVPLAIFGTLLSLWYFNQTLNIFSQIGAIMLIGLIAKNGILIIEFANQRQEQGMGVMDAIMDAAAVRFRPILMTT; encoded by the coding sequence ATGAGTTTATCCTCACTAAGTATTCGCCGGCCTGTTCTGGCGTCGGTGATGTCTATCGTCATTATTCTATTCGGTGTGATATCGTTTTTCTATCTCGGCGTAAGGGAATATCCCTCGGTCGACCCCCCGATTGTAACGGTATCGAGCAGCTATGTGGGTGCAAATGCAGAGGTGATTGAATCGCAGATTACGGAACCTCTTGAAGAATCGGTTAACGGAATTGCGGGTATTCGAACGCTGACATCTGTAAGCCGGGAAGGGCGAAGTACCATCACTGTTGAGTTTGATCTGGAAGTGGATCTTGAAACGGCTGCAAATGATGTACGAGACCGGGTTTCTCGTGCTCAGGGCCAACTGCCGGCGGATGCCGATCCTCCAACTGTTACCAAAGCGGATGCGGATCGTACCCCCATAGTTTTTTTGAATGTAGACAGTGATCGCCGGGATCTGTTGGATCTTTCAGCTATTGCAGATAATATTTTCAAAGAGCAGCTTCAAACCATTCCCGGTGTTAGTTCAATTCAAATTTGGGGAGATAAAGAATATTCGATGCGTCTGTGGATGGATCCGCTGAAGCTTTCGGCTTATGGTGTAACTCCTTTGGATGTGCAAGCTGCACTGGAACGCGAAAATGTGGAATTGCCATCAGGTAGAATTGAGGGACAGTCTACCGAACTGTCTGTTCGAACAATGGGCCGGCTGGAAACAGCAGAAGAGTTCAATAACCTAATTATCCGCGAAGAGGAGGGGCGGAAAGTTCGCTTCAGAGATATTGGTACAGCCGAATTAGGTGCACTCAATGAGCGCACAGTTTTAAAACGAAATGGTGTGCCGATGGTTGGAGTTGTAGCCATGCCCCAGCCGGGATCCAACCAGTTGGATATTGCCGAAGAGTTTTTTAATCGGGTTGAACGAATTGAACGCGATCTCCCGGAAGATATCAGTCTTGCTGTCGGTTTTGATACAAGTGAGTATATTCAGCAATCTGTGGATGAGGTTGAACAAACCATCTTTTTGGCCCTTCTTCTTGTAATTGCGGTTATTTTTCTCTTTTTGAGAGACTGGAGAACAACTCTGATTCCAATCATCGTAATTCCTATCGCCCTGATTGGTGCATTCTTCGTGATGTATGTGGCAGGTTTTTCGATTAATGTACTCACGATGCTGGCTATCGTTCTTGCGATTGGTATAGTTGTGGATGATGCCATTGTGGTACTCGAAAATATCTATGCCAAGATGGAGCAGGGTTTACCAACGGTAGAAGCAGGTATTATCGGTTCGAAAGAGATCTTTTTTGCAGTAATTGCCACATCCCTTGCATTGGTTTCTGTATTTCTGCCGATCCTTTTTCTTGGTGGAACTACCGGTCGTCTTTTTAGAGAGTTTGGTGTTGTAATTGCGGGTGCAGTTATTATATCCTCGTTTGTAGCATTAACATTGACCCCAATGCTGGCAACTAAAATTTTGTCGCAGGGAGCCAACAAGAATCGGTTTTATAAAATGACGGAGCCGTTTTTCATCAGGATAAATAACATATATAAAAATTCACTGGCGTCTTTTATGAAAGTGCGCTGGATGGCATTTGTTATTTTAGCTGCTGCTTTCGGAATTATTGCACTTTTTTATGTAAACATTCCAAAAGAACTGGCTCCGCTTGAAGACAGGGGACAGCTGCGAATTTTTGCTACAGCTCCCGAAGGTGCTTCTTTCGAGTATATGGACAATTATGTGGACCGTATGATTAAAGTTGTCGAGGAAAATGTGCCCGAATTAGCTGCTATCAATACTGTTACATCGCCGGGCTTTGGGGCTTCCTCATCTACAAATTCTGCCTTTGGATTTTTAACACTGGTGGATAAAAGTGAGCGCGACCGGTCTCAACAGGAGATTGCCGACCAGCTTTCTTCGTTGATGACAGATTTATCGGGAGCCCAGACATTTGTTTCTCAACCACAATCTATCGGGAACCGCCGCGGGGGATTACCTGTACAGTATGTACTTCAGGCTCAAAATTTGTCTTCATTGGAAGAGGTTATTCCTGATTTTCTCCAGGCTGCAAATAATCACCCGGCATTTAACTTTGCCGAGGTAGATTTGAAATTTAATCAACCTGAAATTCAGTTGAGTATTGACCGCGACCGTGCCAGAGTATTGGGAGTTTCTGTTCGTGATATAGCCAGAACGTTGCAATTGTCACTTTCAGGAAGTCGGTTTGGGTATTTTATCATCGACGGAAAACAATATGAAGTAATTGGCCAGATGGAACGGCAATATCGGAATGAACCGATTGATCTGAGAACCATTTCCGTTCGAAGTTCAACAGGCGAGCAGATACAGCTTGATAACCTCGTAACTTTAACTGAGACAAGTGCACCCCCACAACTTTACCGATTTAACCGGTTTAACTCTGCAACTGTTTCAGCAGCACTCTCACCAGGCTACACTATTGGCGATGGAATTGATGCTATGAACGAAATTTCTGCGGAAGTTTTACCAAGTACATTTATAACAGATTTAAGTGGCCCCTCAAGAGATTTTGCGGAGAGTGCGGCCAGTTTGAACTTTATATTTGGGTTGGCACTTGTATTGATCTACCTGGTACTTGCAGCACAGTTTGAGAGTTTTCGTGATCCGTTTATTATCCTGTTTACCGTACCCCTTGCAATTTTTGGTACACTTTTATCACTCTGGTATTTCAATCAAACCCTGAACATATTCAGCCAGATTGGGGCTATTATGTTGATTGGACTGATTGCTAAAAACGGAATTTTGATTATTGAGTTTGCCAACCAACGGCAGGAACAGGGGATGGGAGTGATGGATGCAATTATGGACGCAGCTGCCGTTCGATTCCGCCCTATTTTAATGACTAC
- the trxA gene encoding thioredoxin has protein sequence MSKPLELTDSNFADEVESSDSPVLVDFWAEWCGPCRMVGPIVEELAGEYEGKAKVGKVNVDNNPEVSVKYGIRSIPALLIFKDGEVVDQIVGAVPKTQIKKQLDSQIA, from the coding sequence ATGAGTAAACCACTTGAATTAACAGACAGCAATTTTGCTGATGAAGTAGAAAGCTCCGATTCGCCAGTACTTGTAGACTTTTGGGCCGAATGGTGCGGGCCATGCCGAATGGTCGGGCCGATTGTAGAGGAGCTTGCCGGAGAGTACGAAGGTAAAGCGAAAGTTGGCAAAGTAAATGTAGATAATAACCCGGAAGTTTCTGTGAAGTATGGAATCAGAAGTATTCCGGCTCTGCTGATTTTTAAAGATGGCGAAGTTGTAGACCAGATTGTGGGTGCAGTACCTAAAACCCAAATTAAGAAACAACTCGACTCGCAAATTGCGTAA
- the dnaE gene encoding DNA polymerase III subunit alpha produces the protein MYLIFDTETTGLPDNYSAPLTDFDNWPRCVQLAWQVHDETGKLISKGNYIVKPDGFTIPFNSEKIHGISTGRAEKEGIPLADVMDAFDEDVENSTFIVGHNLEFDLNIMGSEYLRMERENPLTEKIHIDTKDDATEYCAIPGGRGRYKWPTLSELHDKLFDIGFEEAHNAAADVDATARAFLELVRIGVIQPTFPAEPGSIPPNPSKLIDPNHYMPKVEDLKRRGVTGEEEEASSIIDLQQDQTGPQVDSAFVHLHNHSKYSVLQAASGVKDLVKKAKEDGMPAVALTDLGNMYGVFHFVKAAKAAGIKPIIGLEAYFVEDRHEKKFTRDRKDKRFRQVFLAKDREGYENLAEMCSLGFIEGYYYKFPRIDRELVQKYRKGLIATTGGIGGEVPDLILNRGEEVAEEALKWWHDLFGDDLYIELMRHGLEEEERVNGILLEFAEKYDIKVIASNNTFYMEEDDSKAHDALLCIDNNESISTPIGKGREKRYGFPNDEFYFKTQQEMKSLFADVPEAITNTVEVADKVEMIDLDREVILPHFSLPDSFETEDEYLRHLTLEGAKERYPEINDEVLDRIDLELKIIGEMGFAGYFLIVQDFIAAAKEMSVYVGPGRGSAAGSVVAYCTGITNIDPLEYDLLFERFLNPERVSMPDIDIDFDDDGRQKVIDYVVDKYGKAQVAHIITFGTMAARSSVRDVARVLDLPLSDADRLAKLVPETIGISLEEAFQGVKELKEIKESESLEGRTLQMAETLEGSVRNTGIHAAGVIIAPDKLTKYIPICTAKDVDLYVTQFDGKVIEDAGMLKMDFLGLKTLSILKTAIHFVKENHGDEYDLDDIPLDDEKTFRMFQKGATVGVFQFESDGMRRYLKQLKPSSINDLIAMNALYRPGPMQFIPDYIKRKHGEEKVVYDHEDLVDILEPTYGIMIYQEQIMKVAQRMGGYTLGEADVLRRIMGKKQPELLPPEEEKFVGRAIEKGYEKDTAKKVFDKMAMFAGYGFNKSHSAAYSVVAYQTMYFKANYTAEYMAAVLSHNMGDIKKVSFFIEECQRIGIPVDPPNINTAEGKFVAKDGRVQYGLLAIKGVGSGAIEQIVKNRNEKGEFRTIFDFSSRIDTRVCNKKTLESLAQAGAFDTLHENRAQLLASIEDVLSYASRKQEEERLNQVSLFGDGSSGSGFVQEPKLRDRPPWTNIERLNKERELIGFYLSGHPLDRYKEDTELFASHTLSVDELSDLNDRDKVKVVAIITAVKRITDKKGRPMAFIQVEDLHGSVEVLVFSEVYDRHQGLIAPDTVLLIEGTISLRDSQPKIIANSLERIENLREKFQSQLQLNIKLDTSEISEDDLHEMATLFDSNTGETPVKLQIKSDHASKPIRMNVRKYVVDPSNELLKGLRNVVGQESVYLMNNNQKTH, from the coding sequence ATGTACCTGATTTTTGACACTGAAACAACCGGCCTTCCTGATAATTATTCAGCTCCGCTGACCGATTTCGACAACTGGCCGCGCTGTGTTCAGCTTGCCTGGCAGGTGCATGATGAAACCGGGAAACTGATCTCAAAAGGAAATTATATCGTTAAGCCCGATGGGTTTACAATCCCATTCAACTCTGAGAAAATTCACGGTATTTCAACCGGACGTGCAGAGAAGGAGGGGATTCCACTTGCCGATGTAATGGATGCTTTTGATGAGGATGTAGAAAATAGCACGTTCATTGTTGGCCACAACCTGGAGTTCGATCTCAATATTATGGGATCTGAATATCTGCGAATGGAACGGGAGAATCCGCTCACCGAAAAAATCCATATCGATACCAAGGATGACGCCACTGAATACTGCGCTATTCCGGGCGGGCGTGGCCGATACAAATGGCCGACGTTGTCGGAGTTGCACGATAAACTTTTTGATATAGGCTTTGAGGAAGCTCATAATGCAGCCGCTGATGTGGATGCCACAGCAAGAGCCTTTCTCGAATTGGTGAGAATCGGGGTTATTCAGCCAACGTTTCCCGCAGAACCGGGCTCAATTCCGCCAAACCCGTCAAAACTGATTGATCCCAACCATTACATGCCAAAGGTTGAAGATTTGAAACGGCGTGGTGTTACGGGTGAGGAAGAGGAAGCTTCATCAATTATCGATCTGCAGCAAGATCAAACCGGCCCGCAGGTAGATTCAGCATTTGTACATCTTCACAACCACTCCAAATATTCGGTTTTGCAAGCCGCATCGGGAGTGAAGGATTTGGTGAAGAAAGCCAAGGAGGATGGAATGCCGGCGGTGGCTCTGACTGATCTCGGAAATATGTATGGTGTCTTCCATTTTGTGAAGGCGGCAAAAGCCGCAGGAATTAAACCGATTATTGGTCTGGAAGCTTATTTTGTTGAGGACCGGCATGAGAAAAAGTTTACCCGTGATCGAAAAGACAAACGTTTCCGGCAGGTATTCCTGGCAAAAGATCGGGAGGGATATGAAAATCTCGCGGAGATGTGTTCACTCGGATTCATTGAAGGATATTATTACAAGTTTCCACGAATTGACCGCGAGTTAGTTCAGAAATACAGAAAGGGATTAATTGCAACCACGGGGGGAATTGGCGGGGAAGTACCTGACCTGATTTTGAACCGGGGTGAAGAGGTGGCTGAGGAGGCGTTGAAATGGTGGCACGATCTGTTTGGAGATGATCTGTATATCGAACTGATGCGTCACGGTTTGGAAGAGGAAGAGCGTGTGAATGGCATCTTGCTGGAGTTTGCTGAGAAGTACGACATTAAAGTAATTGCCTCCAACAACACCTTCTATATGGAGGAAGATGATTCGAAAGCTCACGATGCGCTGCTTTGTATAGATAACAACGAATCGATCTCTACACCGATTGGTAAAGGAAGAGAGAAACGATACGGATTCCCGAATGACGAGTTTTATTTCAAAACGCAGCAGGAGATGAAATCTCTTTTTGCGGATGTTCCCGAGGCGATCACCAATACAGTTGAGGTTGCCGATAAGGTGGAAATGATTGATCTGGACCGTGAAGTGATTCTCCCTCATTTTTCACTGCCGGATTCTTTTGAAACGGAAGATGAATACCTGCGCCATTTGACACTTGAAGGAGCCAAGGAGAGATATCCCGAGATTAATGATGAGGTTCTGGACCGAATTGATCTCGAACTGAAGATTATCGGAGAGATGGGATTTGCCGGTTACTTTTTGATTGTACAGGATTTTATTGCGGCTGCGAAAGAGATGAGTGTTTATGTAGGACCGGGACGTGGTTCTGCCGCCGGTTCTGTGGTGGCTTATTGTACGGGGATTACCAATATCGATCCGCTTGAATACGATCTTCTTTTTGAGCGATTCCTGAATCCCGAACGTGTGTCCATGCCCGATATCGATATCGATTTTGATGATGATGGCCGTCAAAAAGTGATCGACTATGTAGTGGATAAATATGGCAAAGCCCAGGTTGCACATATCATTACATTTGGTACAATGGCAGCTCGTTCATCCGTGCGTGATGTAGCTCGTGTACTGGATCTTCCGCTGTCTGATGCAGACCGGCTTGCCAAACTTGTTCCTGAAACCATTGGGATCTCTCTTGAAGAGGCCTTCCAGGGAGTGAAAGAGTTGAAGGAGATCAAAGAATCGGAATCCCTTGAGGGCCGGACGCTTCAAATGGCCGAAACTCTTGAAGGGTCCGTGCGAAATACCGGGATTCATGCGGCGGGAGTTATTATTGCCCCGGATAAACTCACAAAATATATCCCGATTTGTACGGCCAAGGATGTGGATCTCTACGTTACCCAGTTCGACGGCAAAGTAATTGAAGATGCCGGGATGCTGAAGATGGATTTTCTCGGTTTGAAGACACTTTCGATCCTGAAAACAGCCATTCATTTTGTAAAAGAGAATCATGGAGATGAGTATGATCTCGATGATATACCGCTGGATGATGAAAAGACTTTCCGAATGTTCCAAAAAGGGGCTACGGTGGGTGTGTTTCAGTTTGAATCGGATGGTATGCGGAGATATCTCAAGCAATTAAAACCATCGAGTATCAACGATTTAATTGCTATGAACGCATTGTACCGGCCCGGCCCTATGCAGTTCATTCCGGATTATATCAAACGGAAGCATGGCGAGGAGAAAGTGGTATATGATCATGAAGACCTGGTGGATATCCTGGAACCGACCTATGGTATCATGATCTACCAGGAGCAGATTATGAAGGTGGCACAGCGAATGGGCGGTTATACACTGGGTGAAGCGGATGTGTTGCGGCGAATTATGGGTAAGAAGCAGCCTGAACTATTGCCTCCTGAAGAAGAAAAATTCGTTGGCCGGGCTATCGAAAAAGGTTATGAGAAGGACACTGCCAAAAAAGTGTTCGACAAGATGGCGATGTTTGCGGGTTACGGATTTAACAAATCGCACTCGGCGGCATATTCGGTTGTGGCGTATCAAACCATGTATTTCAAGGCGAACTATACTGCCGAGTACATGGCGGCGGTGCTGAGCCACAACATGGGCGATATCAAAAAAGTGAGTTTCTTTATCGAAGAGTGTCAGAGAATTGGAATACCTGTTGATCCGCCCAATATTAATACTGCCGAGGGAAAGTTCGTGGCGAAAGATGGACGCGTGCAATATGGTTTACTGGCTATCAAGGGTGTGGGATCCGGTGCAATTGAACAAATTGTTAAAAACAGAAATGAGAAAGGTGAGTTCAGAACTATTTTTGATTTTTCATCCCGTATTGATACTCGTGTATGCAATAAGAAAACATTGGAAAGTTTGGCACAAGCCGGCGCGTTTGATACACTTCACGAAAACCGGGCTCAGCTTTTGGCAAGTATTGAAGATGTGCTGAGTTATGCATCACGAAAACAGGAAGAGGAAAGGCTCAATCAAGTCAGCTTGTTTGGTGATGGATCATCCGGCAGTGGTTTTGTTCAGGAACCAAAACTGAGGGATCGTCCGCCCTGGACAAATATCGAGCGTCTCAACAAAGAGCGGGAATTAATTGGTTTTTATTTAAGCGGACATCCGTTAGACCGATACAAAGAAGATACAGAACTTTTTGCGAGCCACACGTTGTCAGTAGATGAACTATCTGATTTGAACGATCGTGACAAAGTGAAAGTAGTGGCAATTATTACGGCTGTGAAAAGAATTACTGATAAAAAAGGCCGGCCCATGGCATTTATTCAGGTAGAAGACCTGCATGGAAGTGTTGAGGTGTTGGTATTTAGCGAAGTGTACGACAGACACCAGGGACTTATTGCCCCGGATACTGTTCTTCTGATTGAAGGGACGATCTCTCTGCGTGACAGTCAACCCAAAATTATTGCAAATAGTCTTGAACGCATTGAAAACCTGCGGGAGAAATTTCAGAGTCAGTTACAATTGAATATTAAATTGGATACCTCGGAAATTTCTGAGGATGATCTTCATGAAATGGCCACACTTTTTGACAGTAATACAGGCGAAACACCCGTGAAACTTCAGATAAAATCAGATCATGCCAGCAAGCCGATTCGAATGAACGTAAGAAAATATGTTGTGGACCCATCTAACGAACTGTTAAAAGGATTGCGAAATGTTGTTGGACAGGAGTCTGTTTATTTAATGAACAATAATCAAAAGACTCACTGA
- a CDS encoding efflux RND transporter periplasmic adaptor subunit, protein MKRVVTIIIVLVVIGGLSYPKVKPLLSSSAEGQNSSNSSANSLLEVEAVEVDYETIDDEIFSSGTIQANQVVELSVEASGIVMDIYFEEGREVQEGELLLKINDSELQAQKQRAEFRLTLAEQREDRQRRLLERGGISQEDYDATLNEVNVLRSEIQLINAQIDKTEIRAPFSGVIGLKYVSVGSYIGPNTRIASLQEVDPIKIDFSVPERYISRVTVGDEIKFNVQGVDSTFTGEVYAIEPRINTETRTLQIRAISENSEQLLYPGAFANITLILDKIDDALMVPSISIIPGLNSQKVFVVNDGIVEERIIRSGIRNSEKVQVVEGLQQGDIILTTGLLQVRTGMEVNITEITKSTEI, encoded by the coding sequence TTGAAAAGAGTAGTTACAATAATCATTGTTCTTGTGGTGATTGGGGGATTGTCGTACCCCAAAGTTAAACCATTATTGAGTTCATCCGCAGAGGGACAGAACTCTTCAAATTCCAGTGCCAACAGCCTTTTAGAAGTCGAGGCTGTAGAGGTGGATTATGAGACCATCGACGATGAAATTTTTTCAAGCGGTACGATCCAGGCAAATCAAGTGGTAGAGCTCAGTGTGGAAGCTTCCGGAATTGTTATGGACATCTATTTTGAGGAAGGTCGTGAAGTTCAGGAAGGAGAGTTATTGTTGAAAATCAATGACAGCGAACTTCAGGCTCAGAAACAGCGTGCTGAATTCCGGCTGACTTTGGCTGAGCAGCGCGAAGACCGACAACGACGATTACTGGAACGAGGCGGTATCAGTCAGGAGGATTATGATGCCACGCTGAACGAAGTAAATGTGCTTCGGTCTGAAATACAGTTAATCAACGCTCAGATCGACAAGACAGAAATCCGTGCTCCATTCTCTGGTGTTATTGGACTTAAATATGTAAGCGTTGGTTCCTATATAGGCCCGAATACACGCATTGCTTCATTGCAGGAGGTCGATCCTATTAAGATCGATTTCTCCGTTCCCGAGCGATATATCTCCCGGGTTACTGTGGGTGATGAGATCAAATTTAACGTACAGGGAGTTGATTCAACATTTACCGGAGAAGTTTACGCCATTGAACCCCGCATTAATACCGAAACGCGTACTCTTCAAATTAGAGCAATTAGTGAAAATTCCGAACAGCTTTTGTATCCCGGTGCTTTTGCAAACATCACTCTGATATTGGATAAAATTGACGATGCTCTGATGGTTCCAAGTATCTCCATCATACCGGGATTAAACTCACAAAAAGTTTTTGTAGTGAATGACGGGATCGTGGAGGAAAGAATTATTCGGTCTGGTATTAGAAATAGTGAAAAAGTACAGGTGGTTGAAGGTCTGCAACAGGGAGATATTATATTGACAACCGGCCTTCTGCAGGTTCGGACCGGAATGGAAGTAAATATTACCGAAATTACTAAATCCACAGAGATATGA